In a genomic window of Helianthus annuus cultivar XRQ/B chromosome 10, HanXRQr2.0-SUNRISE, whole genome shotgun sequence:
- the LOC110886918 gene encoding peroxiredoxin-2C: protein MAPIKVGDSIPDGTLAHFDEKDEMQQVSVHSLAAGKKVVIFGVPGAFTPTCSMKHVPSFIEKSEELKSKGVEELLLISVNDPFVMKAWKKSYPETKNVKFLADGSATYTRALGLELDLAEKGLGVRSRRFALLVDNLKVVVANVEEGGEFTVSGADEILAAL, encoded by the exons ATGGCTCCGATCAAAGTTGGTGACAGCATTCCCGACGGAACTCTTGCACACTTCGACGAGAAAGATGAGATGCAACAGGTCTCCGTTCACTCTCTCGCCGCCGGCAAGAAAGTCGTCATCTTTGGTGTCCCCGGTGCCTTTACTCCCACTTGCAG TATGAAGCATGTCCCCAGCTTCATTGAGAAATCTGAAGAACTTAAATCAAAGGGTGTGGAGGAGCTTTTGTTGATTAGTG TGAACGACCCTTTTGTGATGAAGGCATGGAAAAAGTCATACCCAGAGACCAAAAATGTGAAGTTCTTAGCCGACGGGTCTGCAACTTACACCCGTGCACTTGGGCTTGAGCTTGACCTAGCTGAGAAAGGGCTCGGTGTTAGGTCAAGGCGGTTCGCTTTGTTGGTGGATAACTTGAAGGTGGTGGTTGCTAATGTTGAAGAAGGTGGTGAGTTCACTGTGTCTGGTGCAGATGAGATCTTGGCGGCTCTGTAA